The Akkermansia muciniphila genome contains a region encoding:
- a CDS encoding two-component regulator propeller domain-containing protein produces MLLAVMGMWVEAEIASIQVPEQLPECPVRFIRGTLVARDGTVWAVGEKESVYRLQVGDRAYEKSWLNMDYYSGFPKGKNFTCIAEDKAGRIWVGTDDSGVAVFNGREWKMYDRSNALNGEHVYAVAASPVSGEVAVATSGGVSIYDPGNDSWKTLDRSTGLVEDQAASAAFDSKGNLWLAYAVGGISYSPRKSGYMQWKNVQAPWYWDGRQFARQPYQPYGDGLPSNACNVLACTEKDQVLVGTCSGLAYSNGISSWRYMRGKDYARKNMGIYGSSARKTAVPGDGNSKMLSEDFVSSVLRNGTDIYVGYRTAGVDVLDAGTMTVRQRIRKGLENVDVSSLLVLGDGSVWAGTYGKGFVGLKKGSLAYRVDRKKQDDEIAFPSPAGMEEPAAVLKKLEKLGADAHAGKSVVFRGEDWSTKGDWCGKYGLTRATLCAANAPMNNSEFKAKQLPLRMETSADDPKWKRVYPYYWIQGLMGLNRSKGDGLRWWVQSSNVAGNRNVLFDPSDSTRTEAEWDDHGEAYPSFVDGPDIWVAVEVPEGVHEIALYFYNPNGYLQNESRRDYVVEARRHPSSSIQSLFDNKADIEIGNRTKKGKMLAAFMEQWQSFPVEARARVSRFAGAGVYKRFMCRKGGVYLFHVCRNGSFNTILNGVFVNALLPLEMRMPDELPYYVDGLFAGIIPSPERVHSSVIGREEKVRLNQLLTLQYHPRYATPAGCSFLNRYVLSSFRKAAEGKKKSMCLEDWFRWEARIYSPDVRSSFDRTMASAWEQCQIYYPDLRSRECVPNAPGTIPFSVNEVYLMDKLDIDWRQYRDDAEQPPAKSVQEMKKYLEHESQKKTTT; encoded by the coding sequence ATGCTGCTGGCTGTTATGGGGATGTGGGTTGAGGCGGAAATTGCCTCCATCCAGGTGCCGGAACAACTGCCTGAGTGCCCGGTCCGCTTTATTCGGGGTACCCTGGTGGCGCGGGACGGAACTGTCTGGGCTGTGGGAGAGAAGGAGAGCGTTTACCGTCTCCAGGTAGGGGACCGGGCCTATGAAAAATCCTGGCTCAATATGGATTATTATTCCGGCTTTCCCAAAGGGAAGAATTTCACCTGCATTGCGGAGGACAAGGCCGGCCGCATCTGGGTGGGGACGGACGACAGCGGCGTGGCCGTCTTCAACGGAAGGGAGTGGAAGATGTATGACCGCAGCAATGCCCTGAACGGGGAACATGTTTACGCGGTGGCCGCCTCTCCCGTTTCCGGCGAGGTGGCGGTGGCCACGTCCGGCGGCGTCTCCATCTATGATCCGGGAAACGATTCCTGGAAGACGCTGGACCGGTCCACGGGGCTGGTGGAGGACCAGGCGGCTTCCGCGGCTTTTGATTCCAAAGGGAATCTGTGGCTGGCCTATGCAGTTGGCGGCATCTCGTACTCGCCGCGCAAATCGGGGTACATGCAGTGGAAGAACGTGCAGGCCCCGTGGTACTGGGACGGGAGGCAGTTTGCGCGCCAGCCGTACCAGCCGTATGGGGACGGGCTGCCCTCTAACGCCTGCAACGTTCTGGCCTGTACGGAAAAAGACCAGGTGCTGGTGGGAACGTGCTCCGGCCTGGCGTACAGCAATGGAATCAGTTCCTGGCGTTATATGAGGGGGAAGGATTATGCGCGGAAGAACATGGGCATTTATGGCTCCTCGGCGCGGAAAACCGCTGTTCCGGGAGATGGGAATTCCAAAATGCTGTCGGAAGACTTCGTTTCTTCCGTCCTCCGGAACGGAACGGATATTTACGTGGGCTACCGGACGGCGGGAGTGGATGTGCTGGATGCGGGAACGATGACGGTGCGGCAGAGAATCAGGAAGGGGCTGGAGAACGTGGATGTGTCCTCCTTGCTGGTCCTGGGGGATGGAAGCGTCTGGGCCGGGACGTACGGGAAGGGTTTTGTGGGCCTCAAAAAGGGATCCCTGGCTTATCGTGTGGACAGGAAGAAGCAGGATGATGAGATCGCGTTTCCGTCCCCTGCGGGGATGGAGGAACCTGCGGCGGTCCTGAAGAAGCTGGAAAAATTGGGGGCGGATGCGCACGCGGGGAAGAGCGTCGTGTTCCGCGGGGAAGACTGGTCCACCAAGGGAGACTGGTGCGGAAAGTACGGCCTGACGCGCGCCACGCTGTGCGCCGCGAATGCCCCCATGAATAATTCGGAGTTTAAGGCCAAGCAATTGCCTCTCCGCATGGAAACGAGTGCTGATGACCCTAAATGGAAACGAGTATATCCCTATTATTGGATTCAGGGACTGATGGGGCTCAACCGCAGCAAGGGGGATGGATTGCGTTGGTGGGTGCAAAGTTCCAATGTAGCAGGAAACCGCAACGTTCTCTTCGACCCGAGTGATTCCACAAGAACGGAGGCGGAATGGGACGACCACGGAGAAGCTTATCCGTCCTTTGTGGACGGTCCCGATATATGGGTCGCTGTGGAAGTGCCGGAAGGCGTCCATGAAATAGCCCTGTATTTCTACAATCCCAACGGATATCTTCAGAATGAATCCAGGCGGGATTACGTAGTGGAAGCCCGGAGGCATCCTTCTTCTTCCATTCAAAGCCTATTTGACAATAAAGCGGATATTGAAATTGGGAATCGCACTAAAAAAGGGAAGATGCTTGCTGCTTTTATGGAGCAGTGGCAGTCGTTCCCGGTGGAGGCTCGGGCGCGCGTTTCCAGGTTTGCGGGTGCCGGAGTTTACAAGCGCTTCATGTGCAGGAAAGGTGGCGTGTACTTGTTCCATGTTTGCCGGAACGGTTCCTTCAATACTATTTTGAATGGAGTATTCGTCAATGCGCTTCTTCCTCTGGAAATGAGAATGCCCGATGAATTGCCTTATTACGTTGATGGATTATTTGCAGGCATTATTCCTTCTCCGGAAAGAGTTCATTCTTCTGTTATTGGGCGGGAAGAGAAAGTGCGTCTCAACCAACTGCTCACTCTCCAGTATCATCCGCGGTACGCTACGCCCGCAGGATGTTCTTTCTTGAACAGATACGTTCTTTCCTCATTCCGTAAGGCGGCGGAAGGAAAGAAAAAGAGCATGTGCCTGGAAGACTGGTTCCGGTGGGAAGCCAGAATTTACTCTCCTGATGTCCGTTCTTCTTTTGACCGGACGATGGCATCGGCGTGGGAGCAGTGCCAGATTTATTATCCGGATCTTAGGTCCAGGGAATGTGTTCCAAATGCCCCGGGCACGATACCTTTTTCCGTAAATGAAGTTTATTTGATGGATAAGCTTGATATTGATTGGAGGCAATATCGGGATGATGCCGAACAGCCTCCTGCGAAATCAGTTCAAGAAATGAAGAAATACCTTGAACATGAATCCCAAAAGAAAACGACAACATGA
- a CDS encoding two-component regulator propeller domain-containing protein, whose translation MLALPLLGSWSAGEVVSIQVPEQLPECPVRFIRGTLVARDGTVWAVGEKESVYRLQVGDRAYEKSWLNMDYYSGFPKGKNFTCIAEDKAGRIWVGTDDSGVAVFNGREWKMYDRSNALNGEHVYAVAASPVSGEVAVATSGGVSIYDPGNDSWKTLDRSTGLVEDQAASAAFDSKGNLWLAYAVGGISYSPRKSGYMQWKNVQAPWYWDGRQFARQPYQPYGDGLPSNACNVLACTEKDQVLVGTCSGLAYSNGISSWRYMRGKDYARKNMGIYGSSARKTAVPGDGNSKMLSEDFVSFVLRNGTDIYVGYRTAGVDVLDAGTMTVRQRIRKGLENVDVSSLLVLGDGSAWAGTYGRGFVSLKKGALSCKLDRKQQDDEIAFPSPARMEDPAAVLKRLEKLGADAHAGKSIVFRGEDWSTKGDWCGKYGLTRATLCATNAPMGNSEFEAKTVSYRTLSSVPGMPGYQGALSSYWIQGVMGLNRNKGDALRWWVESIKVEGNRNVLFDPTDSIRTEAEWDDHGEVYPSFVDGPGIWVIVEVPEGVHEIALYFYNPNGYLQNESRRDYIVEARRHPSTSSLVLQFNNQGDLEIGEKTKNGNALAAAMEQWQALPVEARTRVSRFAGSGVYKRFMCRKGGIYLFHVCRNGSFNTILNGVFVNEKIPWEIRLPKELPYYVDGQLAGIVPTPERVGASTLGEKEKAVCKPLYELQYTRKYLTPAACSLQNRYILALWRQGWEKRAQDGCLADILQWEARVTDERVQASFDETMKRSWDQSQIYYIGNRSRDFMPHAPGTVPFSLRELRLMAKLHIDWRQYRDDAKTPPEKSVQEMKEFLKKELLKQQTNKQR comes from the coding sequence ATGTTGGCCCTCCCATTGCTGGGTTCATGGTCTGCAGGGGAAGTAGTTTCCATCCAGGTGCCGGAACAACTGCCTGAGTGCCCGGTCCGCTTTATCCGGGGTACCCTGGTGGCGCGGGACGGAACTGTCTGGGCTGTGGGAGAGAAGGAGAGCGTTTACCGTCTCCAGGTAGGGGACCGGGCCTATGAAAAATCCTGGCTCAATATGGATTATTATTCCGGCTTTCCCAAAGGGAAGAATTTCACCTGCATTGCGGAGGACAAGGCCGGCCGCATCTGGGTGGGGACGGACGACAGCGGCGTGGCCGTCTTCAACGGAAGGGAGTGGAAGATGTATGACCGCAGCAATGCCCTGAACGGGGAACATGTTTACGCGGTGGCCGCCTCTCCCGTTTCCGGCGAGGTGGCGGTGGCCACGTCCGGCGGCGTCTCCATCTATGATCCGGGAAACGATTCCTGGAAGACGCTGGACCGGTCCACGGGGCTGGTGGAGGACCAGGCGGCTTCCGCGGCTTTTGATTCCAAAGGGAATCTGTGGCTGGCCTATGCAGTTGGCGGCATCTCGTACTCGCCGCGCAAATCGGGGTACATGCAGTGGAAGAACGTGCAGGCCCCGTGGTACTGGGACGGGAGGCAGTTTGCGCGCCAGCCGTACCAGCCGTATGGGGACGGGCTGCCCTCTAACGCCTGCAACGTTCTGGCCTGTACGGAAAAAGACCAGGTGCTGGTGGGAACGTGCTCCGGCCTGGCGTACAGCAATGGAATCAGTTCCTGGCGTTATATGAGGGGGAAGGATTATGCGCGGAAGAACATGGGCATTTATGGCTCCTCGGCGCGGAAAACCGCTGTTCCGGGAGATGGGAATTCCAAAATGCTGTCGGAGGACTTCGTTTCTTTCGTCCTCCGGAACGGAACGGATATTTACGTGGGCTACCGGACGGCGGGAGTGGATGTGCTGGATGCGGGAACGATGACGGTGCGGCAGAGAATCAGGAAGGGGCTGGAAAACGTGGATGTGTCTTCCCTGCTGGTCCTGGGGGATGGAAGCGCCTGGGCCGGAACGTATGGGCGCGGCTTTGTCAGCCTGAAAAAAGGGGCCCTGTCCTGTAAGCTGGACAGGAAGCAGCAGGATGATGAGATCGCTTTCCCATCCCCGGCGCGGATGGAAGACCCTGCCGCAGTCCTGAAAAGGCTGGAAAAGCTTGGCGCGGATGCGCATGCCGGGAAGAGCATCGTGTTCCGTGGGGAGGACTGGTCCACCAAGGGAGACTGGTGCGGAAAGTACGGCCTGACGCGCGCCACGCTGTGCGCCACGAATGCCCCCATGGGCAATTCCGAGTTTGAGGCAAAGACCGTATCTTACCGCACTCTTTCTTCCGTTCCTGGAATGCCCGGATACCAGGGGGCTTTATCTTCTTACTGGATCCAGGGAGTGATGGGGCTCAACCGCAACAAGGGGGATGCCCTGCGCTGGTGGGTGGAGAGCATCAAGGTGGAAGGCAACCGGAATGTCCTTTTCGATCCTACGGACTCCATACGGACGGAGGCGGAGTGGGACGACCATGGCGAGGTGTACCCCTCTTTTGTGGACGGTCCCGGCATCTGGGTCATTGTGGAAGTGCCGGAAGGCGTCCATGAAATAGCCCTGTATTTCTACAATCCCAACGGATATCTTCAGAATGAATCCAGGCGGGATTACATTGTGGAGGCCAGAAGGCATCCCTCCACCTCCTCCCTGGTGCTCCAGTTCAACAACCAGGGGGACCTTGAGATAGGGGAGAAAACCAAAAACGGGAACGCCCTTGCCGCCGCCATGGAGCAGTGGCAGGCGCTTCCGGTGGAAGCCCGCACCCGCGTTTCCAGGTTTGCGGGGTCCGGGGTTTACAAGAGGTTCATGTGCAGGAAAGGAGGCATCTACCTGTTCCATGTTTGCAGGAATGGTTCCTTCAATACCATTTTAAACGGCGTGTTCGTGAATGAAAAAATCCCGTGGGAAATCCGCCTTCCGAAGGAACTGCCCTATTACGTGGACGGTCAGTTGGCGGGCATTGTTCCCACTCCGGAGAGGGTGGGGGCGTCCACCCTGGGAGAAAAGGAAAAAGCCGTGTGCAAACCCCTGTACGAGCTGCAATATACCAGGAAGTACCTGACGCCGGCGGCGTGCAGCCTTCAGAACCGGTACATTCTGGCCCTGTGGCGCCAGGGGTGGGAAAAACGGGCGCAAGACGGCTGCCTGGCGGATATCCTCCAGTGGGAAGCCAGAGTTACTGACGAGCGCGTGCAGGCCTCCTTTGATGAAACCATGAAGCGCTCCTGGGACCAGAGCCAGATTTATTACATCGGCAACCGGTCCCGGGACTTCATGCCGCATGCTCCGGGCACCGTTCCTTTCTCGCTCAGGGAACTGCGCCTCATGGCCAAGCTGCACATTGACTGGCGGCAGTACCGGGACGATGCGAAGACCCCTCCTGAAAAATCCGTTCAGGAAATGAAGGAATTCCTTAAAAAGGAATTATTGAAACAACAAACCAATAAACAACGATGA
- a CDS encoding autotransporter-associated beta strand repeat-containing protein — protein sequence MHPHLPHQLTAWLVAAAFFGTLASQSQAAGESISINFGTNESNGTITDSSTAGLDPVLGSNWNQFSGASQSTAQDLKNNNGDATGATVTWSSKNTWTGGGTPSTGDGQMLKGYLDDGNGITINVSGVDFLTYGVYIYCNTDTANANFSAKTVNGVSYTWNGTSTVPGSGAWGATGTLGQAVEGTNTLYVDGQTSSNLSITSPTNTSGTGTRGCIAGIQIVNTYDGVKITATLDGTASSEWTASQLGNAAWTDAAEGAGTYASINVTNGPAALTIADDQTRSTDAILLTGGNLSISGGSLNLSGPGILRAAEGTTLTVSSNISGNATLDGAGSVIMNGTNSLTGLSGSGNLTLGDNASISITGDGTSVYTGSLTLGENAFITASNPNWTFTGALTMAAASYNANDSWAHKASSLTLTGAGDVEYTFESGTLIPITHADSSLTVRKVTNGTGTINADHASDIAHLIIDAGTVNLTAADTAYTFESITIGQNSKLSLNGVGTVLGGTPDMLMKSGSTFEMLNCKAFGAATPLNANITVDAAGAGVTISGSLYGNATNLGGTITGEGELLVTNGSSGSNNFTISSVISDKDASHQISVKVNKNSSTVVFSGNNTYTGGTSIVQGTLQTNSATALGQGSVLIQGGTLNANSQALANAITLQTGTVQNLGSVSAPKDLTVGLTGNAAINNSTVVLGNAPGAPMISTGQVLTLSGSTSATLNNATLNISSFNTALINMQGTSTLNVTGGLTLNLSSDLVLDLTSPLTIDLITLGEGTSLAGDIDWDALLTLTQNGQNLLWDGVTYNNGSLTFTGLAVPEPGTATLSLLGLTALLMRRRKKA from the coding sequence ATGCACCCTCATTTGCCTCATCAATTAACAGCATGGCTTGTGGCCGCAGCCTTCTTCGGGACACTCGCTTCCCAGTCCCAGGCTGCCGGAGAAAGCATCAGCATCAATTTTGGCACCAACGAATCAAACGGCACTATCACGGATTCCTCCACTGCGGGGCTTGACCCGGTCCTTGGATCCAACTGGAACCAATTCAGCGGAGCTTCCCAGTCCACGGCCCAGGACCTGAAAAACAACAACGGAGACGCCACCGGAGCAACTGTCACGTGGTCCAGCAAAAACACATGGACCGGGGGGGGCACCCCCAGCACCGGGGACGGCCAGATGCTCAAAGGATATCTGGATGACGGCAATGGGATCACCATCAATGTCAGCGGAGTGGATTTCCTGACCTACGGCGTTTACATTTACTGCAATACGGACACAGCCAACGCAAACTTCTCCGCCAAAACCGTCAACGGCGTTTCCTATACGTGGAACGGCACCTCCACCGTGCCCGGCTCCGGGGCATGGGGAGCAACGGGAACCTTGGGACAAGCGGTGGAAGGAACCAACACCCTGTACGTGGACGGCCAGACTTCCTCCAACCTGAGCATCACTTCTCCAACCAATACCAGCGGGACAGGAACCCGCGGCTGCATTGCAGGCATCCAGATCGTCAATACTTATGACGGCGTTAAAATCACCGCCACCCTGGATGGAACGGCTTCCTCCGAGTGGACGGCATCCCAGCTGGGAAATGCCGCATGGACGGACGCTGCTGAAGGAGCAGGAACCTATGCTTCCATCAACGTCACCAACGGCCCGGCCGCACTGACGATTGCGGATGACCAGACCCGCAGTACGGACGCCATCCTCCTGACCGGGGGCAACCTGTCCATTTCCGGCGGAAGCCTGAACCTGTCCGGCCCCGGCATTCTCCGCGCCGCGGAAGGAACCACGCTGACCGTGTCTTCCAACATCTCCGGAAACGCCACCCTTGACGGGGCCGGCTCCGTCATCATGAACGGGACCAACAGCCTGACGGGCCTTTCCGGTTCCGGAAACCTGACCCTGGGGGACAATGCCTCCATCTCCATCACGGGAGACGGCACTTCCGTCTATACGGGTTCCCTGACGCTGGGGGAAAACGCCTTCATCACGGCCTCCAACCCCAACTGGACCTTCACAGGTGCCCTGACCATGGCGGCGGCCAGCTATAATGCCAATGACTCCTGGGCGCACAAAGCCTCCTCCCTCACCCTGACGGGAGCCGGGGACGTGGAATACACCTTTGAAAGCGGGACGCTGATCCCCATTACCCATGCGGACAGCTCCCTGACGGTCCGCAAAGTAACGAACGGCACCGGCACCATCAACGCCGACCATGCCTCCGACATCGCGCACCTGATCATTGACGCCGGCACGGTCAATCTGACTGCCGCTGACACTGCCTATACGTTTGAATCCATCACCATCGGGCAGAACTCCAAGCTGAGCTTGAACGGGGTAGGCACCGTGCTGGGCGGCACGCCGGACATGCTGATGAAATCCGGTTCCACGTTTGAAATGCTTAACTGCAAAGCCTTCGGTGCAGCTACCCCGCTTAATGCAAACATTACCGTTGACGCCGCAGGAGCCGGGGTAACCATCTCCGGTTCCCTTTACGGGAATGCCACCAATCTGGGCGGAACCATCACCGGTGAAGGAGAACTGCTGGTTACCAACGGTTCCAGCGGAAGCAACAACTTCACCATCTCCTCCGTCATTTCCGACAAGGACGCTTCCCACCAGATAAGCGTGAAGGTTAACAAGAACAGCTCCACGGTTGTTTTCTCCGGCAATAACACTTACACGGGAGGCACCTCCATCGTCCAGGGAACGCTCCAGACAAACTCCGCGACCGCCCTTGGCCAGGGTTCCGTGCTGATACAGGGAGGAACGCTCAACGCCAACAGCCAGGCGCTGGCCAACGCCATCACGCTCCAGACGGGAACCGTCCAGAACCTGGGCAGCGTTTCCGCTCCCAAGGACCTCACCGTCGGCCTGACGGGGAATGCCGCCATCAACAACTCAACGGTGGTTCTGGGGAACGCCCCCGGCGCTCCCATGATCTCCACGGGACAGGTGCTGACGCTTTCCGGCTCCACCTCCGCCACGCTGAACAACGCCACGCTGAACATCTCCAGCTTCAACACGGCGCTGATTAACATGCAGGGAACATCCACCCTCAACGTGACCGGCGGCCTGACGCTTAACCTGAGCAGCGACCTGGTGCTGGACCTCACTTCCCCTCTGACGATTGACCTGATCACGCTGGGAGAAGGCACTTCCCTGGCCGGCGACATTGACTGGGATGCACTGCTCACGCTCACTCAGAACGGCCAGAACCTGCTCTGGGACGGCGTCACTTACAATAACGGCAGCCTGACCTTCACCGGCCTGGCCGTACCGGAACCCGGCACGGCCACGCTGAGCCTGCTGGGCCTCACGGCCCTGCTGATGCGCCGTAGAAAGAAGGCCTGA